CATTATTGGTAGCCCGAGCGTGAGTGACAGAAGCAGTATCGAGGCCTGCGTCCCTTTGGCGAGGCCTCGAGGTCGCCTGAGGGAGCCTCCGGCGAGCCCGCAGCCATGAGCGGGTCCTTCTGCCGGCTGCCCGCAGCCCTGCGGCGGTGGCGCGACGTGCGGCCCACGACACTCTTGGCTCGGCCGCTGAGCCAGGCCGGCCCCGGAGGCGGCGGAGCGGAGGGCGGTGAGGGCGTCGCTGCGGCCGCCGGGTCGAAGGAGGCGGTGGGGCGCCTGGTGCGCGCTCACCCGGTGGTGGTGTTTATGAAGGGCAGCCCCGCGCAGCCCCAGTGCGGCTTCAGCAACGCTGTGGTGCAGATCCTGCGCCTGCACGGCGTCAGCGACTACCGCGCCTACGACGTCCTGCAGGACCCCGGCCTGCGCCAAGGTAGGCGGGCCCGGCGACTCCGCGGAAGAACTCGGCGGGCGGAGGGGCCTCTGCGCCAGCGCCAGCCCCGCGAGGGGAAGGCTGGCTTGGCTTGGGGGGCGGCAGGGAAACCTCGCTGGCTTCGTTCTCCCTCTGGAaaggggggctgctgctgctgctgccctcctgCATTTGCCCCTCTTTCCTTAGAAAGGCCTGGTGTGGTTCCACGTACAGTATTACATTCCCTGGCGGGTGGGAAGCGTCGCTGCGGGTTACGACTGTGGGGCCGGGCGTGGGACGTCTTCTCTGCCGTGGTGCCCAGTGCCCTTCCCCGCCGGGGAAATGGGAAGAgtgggcgctgctgggtgccactGCCTCTTTCGGCAGAAGAGCACaaccctcccctctctccttcaATCTGATGTTTCCCGAAAGGCCGTGTGTGAAGTGTTGCGTGTGCACATGGACCCATCCAGGCTGCTGTAGCCTCCAGCGCTTCTCTCCACCGGCCTTTCCTGCTCTGGAGCAGGCCCAGACAGGGGAGGGGGGCATACGGGCCACTTGGCCCGGGCCTCCGATTCCAAAGGGGgtctcggtcagcatattcacaatcagcaaaatgaaaaaaggagCACAGCGTAAAAAAGGGGGaggcacattatctacctggcccgggcctctgcctggctctgcaagaGCCTGCTCTGGAGTAATGTGAGGGGAAGCGGTTGCCCTTTGGTCCTGCCAACTGGATGGAAATGTCCATGCAAGTGATCGGATGATCCTTGTAGGATCGCCAGTCTCTTTTTGCAACTCAGGAGGGCCCTGCAACCAAATTGAGATTTCCAGTTGCAGGGTTTGCATAAGTTGttcttaataatattttattatttattaaatttatatactgtactgcccttcatccgaagaccTCAGGGTGGTTCAGAAGATAAAAATACacgataaaagcacaaaataaatacttaaaaaaacaaagcaaaacaagaacacccccctcccacaagcacatttaaaaggctgtagaatataaatcacccaaaggcctggttgaagacaaacgtttttgcctggtgtctaaagagtTATGAGATTGTATCATTTGTCAGAGCACTTCTAGAATATACACAAGAGCTTGCACCACTCCCTCAACTCCAAATGTCTGTCAGGAAGAGATAAAGAAATTGGACAGAGCTAAAGAATTTGTATTTGCCAAACAGAGCAAATAGGTGTTGAAAAGCAGTAAAATATCCCAACAAAATTTTTAATAAGCAAAGACATTTAAGGTTAGGTCCAAGAAGTGCTATATCTTTGTTCAAAAGCTTCTGTTTAATGCATTAGGAAAGTCTTTGTGTAGTTTCTGTGAATCTGTTGGCCAGGGATCAGTGCTAGAATTTGAATCTTGAATAAGTTGCAGAAAGAAAAATTTCTACTCAATCATGAATCAGGCTTGGCCGAACCTTCCTCACAGGttggttgtgaaaataaaatgtggaGGTGGAGAAAGATGTGctttaccttgagctccttgaaggaaatgtgggatataaatgtaatagtaAAAATAAGAATGCATTGCTATTTGAACATGCTAAGTAGCCATGGAATATAGAGTGACAGTTGAAAGGAAAAATGGGGCCGTGAGAGCAGAATCTTTTGCTTTGAAGGAAAATGGCTGGATAGAATCTGGAACCAGGAACTCTCCTTTTTGGAGGAaggatacactgcaacatttgttTTGCAGGCCTCCCTTGTATACAGGCAATGATTGATTGTGCTGTGGTTTAAAaaactaagcctagggcttgctgatcagatgcaggagcagggaccgagcaacaggagctcaccccatcgcggggatttgaaccgccgacctaattggcaagccctaggctctgtggtttaacccacagcgccaccagcaaaAGGACAGGCCCCTTGCCCCaagtggaggaggagaagagagaaggTGATACAGACTTACAGCCAATAAGATTTGCAAAAAGGCTATGGGTTGTGGGCTTCCTTTCTTATCTCCAGTATAGTCTTAACTGCCTTGCCTGTTCAAAAACACTGTTATCAGTTGTCTAATGTATTTGGTTTAACTTGTCTTTCTGTTTTGATTCAGGAATCAAAAACTATTCAAACTGGCCTACTATTCCCCAGGTCTTCCTGAATGGTGAATTTGTAGGGGGCTGTGAtatacttcttcagatgcatcaAAGCGGCGACCTAGTGGAGGAGCTTAAGAAATTAGGAATTCGCTCTGCACTTCTGGATTCGGAGAACAACCATGAAAAAAAATAAGCAAGTGACTGCTTTGACTTTGACAAAGACAACTTTTTACAATTTGGTACCAGAAAAGCCTTATGCGATTTAGCTCACAAAGGCAACTTTTTGAACTAACAATGAGGTTTATATCATTAAGCATTATGTTACCCATGTTACAGTACAATAGACTTGATATGTGGCTATTCTGTCTTGAATTTTTTTAAGCATAGCTCTGTAAATCAAATGTTTTACAATCAAAGTAAATAAGTAGTTCACTTCTATTTTTAAtgattttgtgtgcattttgctGGAGTCACCAAAAAGTGGAACTTCTTTTTCTAAGGTGCTTCCATACTAGCTGTTTATACTCCAGAATTGTTACTCTTATTTACTCACTTTACAGTATCATTAAGTTTTTGCTGTGCTTTCACTGTGGTTATTTCATATTTCCCCTTGCTGCATGAAGtctgactttaaaagaagaaagagcAATGCTAGTTCCACAGGTGCAGATGGCCTAGCACTTCTCTTCCATTTTGAGATGTGTAGTGGCTATTTTTAAATTGGTGCTAATGCACTGTGATGAAATTGCATGGATTGAAAATAAACaataaggaaaggaaaagacAAGCATTTAAGGATGGTGGGCGGGAATAAGTAACTATTTCCTGAAGCACCTGATGAGCGAGAATGAAACAATTTGAAGAAGTAATCAAATAAATTTAAAGTGGCTGCTTTGGAATTTACATCAGGCATAGGTTGAATTAGGCAAGTTCAAGGTCATTTGTTACCTGCCTACTGTTCTTTCACCAGCAGAAACTTACAAAGATTTCTCCCAACACATATGCCCCCGAATCCCAACAATGCTAACAATAGGAATAAACTCCAtttaaactcagtgggatttacttctaagcaAATATTTGAAAGGTCATTGCTGCTACTGTTTGTTTCTTCTCCCATTGCTAGGGTTGTtgaacaaaaataacaaaaagcagggttgtttttaaaagttccttAAAGGGCATCTAAGTAATCAGACAGTTGCTCTTTAAAAAACACTATAATGCAatgaaactgcttttaaaaattccaCTGAGGAATTATTAATGAACAGTTTCCTGGATGTGAATTGTACTCTTCTGCACTGGTGCAGCTATGTAACATCCAAGAGTGTGAACATAGCTTAGTGGAGCGTATATGTGGAAAAGGCACAATAATCCCTGCAGTGTGGGAAATCTCTTGCAAGTCTGCTCATAACTAACACTATGTGAAGCAGTGATTGGGTAGGTCTAGGAGCTGTGCATCTGGAAGCATCCTTGGATCATCTTCCTATCTTGCAAATTGTGTTCGAGGCACAGTGTGAGTTTCCTTTGCTTCTCAGTGAAAAATGAAGGAAGTTGATGCCTTCATtttatttgtgtagggtttaggaACCTAATCAGCCTATATTTAGGGACACATATTAAGAGTAAAtactttaaaatgttatttcttaGCTTGAAAACAAATACCACAGTAGTCATGATTACTGTTTCCAAAGTCAATAAGTgggtttggggggaaagccaGAAGTTTGGGTTAAAAGCCAAGAAGTAACTTCTACCTCTGCCCAAAAGACTGTCTCAATTAATAGAAAGTCTATAATCAGTGCTTTAATATATTTAAACTTAATTTTGTGGCTCCAAATGGAAAATGTGCAGTTTTGGTATCAGACATAGTTTATTGCCAGTGTCCATTTTTCTATAAGTGCACAAACCCCTTGGAACCAATAATTGTTATGCATGGACATGTGTTTTCAAAACCTGCAGTGATTTGTGCTTCACTGAAATATATTTTCTATCCAGTTGAATGAGGAAATAAATCTGTTTCATGTTAGACTGAAAAATGTAGACAGCATAATATTTGttggaatgtttttttaaaaaactccataTATCAAGCTCCCTTAATGTTTCTGTTTCTAGGCACAAAAATATATTCATTAAAAGCTTATACATTGTTTTGTGCAGCTACAGTAGTAGTAAAATAAGTAAAAGAaagttaaaaaaacttttttaaatagGTGAGCAGTTTATACCACTGGATACAAGTAAATAATCTGAGAGATTTGTCTATTATTGGTCTGTGATTATTTCAAGTTTCCTTTTGAGGTAAATGGCCTAGAACATGAATTTTAAAATCCTGTCTCTTCACTGATTTCTTGATTGTCATTTTTGAAGCCAGCAGTATGATGGAAAGCTCTGAAAACATATAAGGAACAgttttaacagcacaatcctaaccatgtctattcagaattgAATAGGACTTATCAACAATATTAAGGAGCATGAAAGCTGGACGGGATTGAGAAGGTGACATGTTGGAGTCATGTCACTTCCATTTCTCTGTGTGCTTTtgactctctccccacccattgCAGGCATGTGACTCCCAGAAGGTTGTCTGTGAGGAAAAGTGTTCCCTCATCCCTGATATGTAGGAACACATACTTCAGCGCTGACAGAGCAGAGATGTAGACGATAATAAAGTGAATGGAAATATGTTAGACAAAGTTGGCTTTACTAACCTGAGGCACCAAAGACTAAAATTGAAGCTGTCTAGTCTGCACTTGTGCAACATCACCCATAAATTGGGTTTCAAGTCCAATATGATGGGAGAGCGGATGCTGGTGTGCTGGAAGCATGGCTTGTACTGCTGCTGCTTTAGTGCAATTCCTTTTCTGGCCAGTGAAAAGCAAAGTcatccactggcggaggaagggggtgcggtgggtgtggttcgccccgggtgtcatccctgaaggGGGTGACATCGCCCCCCCAGGACGCTCGCCACGAGTGGTGCCCCCCGGGACATTCACCATGGGCATTCACCCCCCGGgacgctccccccacccccaggtgcacagcaggTGCGCCactccaggtgccggagcagctagctccccCTCTGAAGTCATCCAGTGTATAAATTACTCTTAGTTGAACAAGCTACACTTTTAGTTAACATACTGTAGCTGAAGGCAGCTGTGGTGAAgggaagcagaaaataaaataatcagttCACTTGTattggggttaaaaaaaaaagctgcctgcttttttaaaaattacaaatgctAGGGTGTTGCCCTGTTCTCATCTCCAAACCACAttgtaaacaaaaaacataaTATCCAAGAAAAGTGTTACATACAGACTTTATTAAGACAGGCACAGAATAAACAATTatgagccatccagtccaatcatTTTCACAATTAATAACCAGAATGCTTAAATAGAAAGTTCTGTGAATGCATGTAGAACTTACCTTGAGCAAATTTCCTGGAGAAATTAGGCGTTCTAGTTTTCCAGCAACACTGTAATACTTACGTGAGAGATAATATTTGGAAAATAGTTTTAATAGCTTAACAAATAAAGcatgaagaaaacaaagaaaacctaATAGCAACTGACCAAACTACTGCACTAAGGAAAATACAAATCCTAATATCTGAACCATATGAAGAGCCAAATTATTTGAGTGTATTTTACACACTTACCAATATCAATAGGCTTTCCCATATTTTGCACTTTCCCTGTGCTTGACACTTTGAAGGCTCAAATCCCTAAAGGTCATATAAGCTCCAATTAGctcagttacttctgagtaaatgtgcataggcttACTCTGCAAATGCTGTCTTCTACAACTTGCTGAACCAGCCAAATAGGCCATACATTATTGTCTGCATTGTTATATATTATATGCAGGCAGAAATGTAAGATGAGGCTGCTACATTTatattacagaaaacaaaacaatgcaagTAATATTTGACATAGCCTaattctatgcattctgaaggaaatcagccctgagtgctcactggaaggacagatcgtgaagctgaggctccaatactttggccacctcatgagaagagaagactccctggaaaagaccctgatgttgggaaagattgagggcactaggagaaggggaagacagaggacgagatggttggagagtgttctcaaagctaccaacatgagttttgaccaaactgtgggaggcagtgcaagacaggattgcctggcgtgctctggtccatggggtcacgaagactcagacaggactaaacaacaaaaacaactaaTTCTATGCATGACTCACTattccagttttttaaaatgtgactgtCTTGCAGTTGATAATCAGGTAATTCTTACAAAATGCTTTGCTcctaaaatatacaaaaaaacacatttggaataaaaatattgtGCTTAAGTCAGCAGCCCACAAACATTTTGTATAAAAGGTAAAgctgattcaaaaacacccacccaccccactcacacacaaaaacaaagttcaccagtgccaatcacaaacaagcaacgacactctaggccaggcacccccaaactccggcccgccagatgttttggactacaattcccatcatccctgaccactggtaggccataacatctggagggc
The genomic region above belongs to Zootoca vivipara chromosome 7, rZooViv1.1, whole genome shotgun sequence and contains:
- the GLRX5 gene encoding glutaredoxin-related protein 5, mitochondrial gives rise to the protein MSGSFCRLPAALRRWRDVRPTTLLARPLSQAGPGGGGAEGGEGVAAAAGSKEAVGRLVRAHPVVVFMKGSPAQPQCGFSNAVVQILRLHGVSDYRAYDVLQDPGLRQGIKNYSNWPTIPQVFLNGEFVGGCDILLQMHQSGDLVEELKKLGIRSALLDSENNHEKK